In Populus nigra chromosome 10, ddPopNigr1.1, whole genome shotgun sequence, the following proteins share a genomic window:
- the LOC133705623 gene encoding protein TIFY 6B-like isoform X1, with product MERDFLGLSSREPLAVVKEEVNADGCKESGSGMQWPFSNKVSTPRHSTAEFQKLFNLNRQGGTHFSLTAYPVQHDVHSMHHPHDVKMFPVSNHAIPISMGNHFFKNHYPATGQNMAGTTTKPQLLGGIPVTAPHSILPMVGSVAGVTDSSVKASGSPAQLTIFYAGSVNVYDDISPEKAQAIMFLAGNGSSISSNLAQPIVQVQASISKPAAADLSPVNQPIMSTPPCSRLSSPSHTGAQSGSGSTSTEEIMATKTTGAVTTHVTKPEHPKTANVVGSVTTTTMIPSVPQARKASLARFLEKRKERVMNAAPYNLNKKSPHFTNPEPY from the exons ATGGAAAgagattttttgggtttgagtTCAAGAGAACCATTGGCTGTGGTTAAGGAGGAGGTAAACGCTGATGGGTGTAAAGAGTCag GTTCAGGGATGCAGTGGCCCTTCTCTAACAAGGTCTCCACCCCTCGTCACTCCACGGCTGAATTCCAG AAATTATTCAATCTCAATAGACAAGGTGGGACTCATTTTTCACTGACTGCTTATCCTGTGCAACACGATGTGCATTCTATGCATCATCCTCATGATGTGAAGATGTTTCCAGTCTCCAATCATGCAATTCCAATTTCTATGGGCAATCATTTCTTCAAGAATCATTATCCAGCAACTGGTCAGAATATGGCCGGGACTACCACGAAGCCACAGTTGCTAGGAGGAATTCCTGTCACAGCTCCACATTCAATTCTTCCAATGGTTGGTTCTGTTGCTGGGGTAACAGACTCAAG TGTCAAGGCATCTGGGTCTCCTGCTCAATTGACCATCTTTTATGCCGGCTCAGTCAATGTCTATGATGATATATCCCCTGAgaag GCCCAGGCAATCATGTTCTTGGCTGGAAATGGGTCTTCCATTTCATCTAACTTAGCACAGCCAATAGTCCAAGTCCAGGCATCTATCTCTAAGCCAGCAGCCGCTGATCTTAGTCCCGTGAACCAACCTATAATGTCCACTCCACCATGCTCTCGTCTCTCAAGCCCATCACATACTGGTGCCCAATCAGGGAGTGGGTCAACTAGTACTGAGGAAATCATGGCAACTAAAACCACAGGAGCCGTGACTACTCATGTTACCAAACCAGAGCATCCAAAGACAGCAAATGTAGTGGGATCTGTTACTACAACCACCATGATACCATCTG TCCCCCAGGCTCGAAAAGCATCATTGGCTCGGTTTTTAGAGAAGCGCAAGGAAAG GGTGATGAATGCGGCACCATACAACCTCAATAAGAAATCTCCACATTTTACCAACCCTGAACCCTATTAA
- the LOC133705623 gene encoding protein TIFY 6B-like isoform X2: MERDFLGLSSREPLAVVKEEVNADGCKESGSGMQWPFSNKVSTPRHSTAEFQKLFNLNRQGGTHFSLTAYPVQHDVHSMHHPHDVKMFPVSNHAIPISMGNHFFKNHYPATGQNMAGTTTKPQLLGGIPVTAPHSILPMVGSVAGVTDSSVKASGSPAQLTIFYAGSVNVYDDISPEKAQAIMFLAGNGSSISSNLAQPIVQVQASISKPAAADLSPVNQPIMSTPPCSRLSSPSHTGAQSGSGSTSTEEIMATKTTGAVTTHVTKPEHPKTANVVGSVTTTTMIPSVYRLGFCLSTFAMYN; encoded by the exons ATGGAAAgagattttttgggtttgagtTCAAGAGAACCATTGGCTGTGGTTAAGGAGGAGGTAAACGCTGATGGGTGTAAAGAGTCag GTTCAGGGATGCAGTGGCCCTTCTCTAACAAGGTCTCCACCCCTCGTCACTCCACGGCTGAATTCCAG AAATTATTCAATCTCAATAGACAAGGTGGGACTCATTTTTCACTGACTGCTTATCCTGTGCAACACGATGTGCATTCTATGCATCATCCTCATGATGTGAAGATGTTTCCAGTCTCCAATCATGCAATTCCAATTTCTATGGGCAATCATTTCTTCAAGAATCATTATCCAGCAACTGGTCAGAATATGGCCGGGACTACCACGAAGCCACAGTTGCTAGGAGGAATTCCTGTCACAGCTCCACATTCAATTCTTCCAATGGTTGGTTCTGTTGCTGGGGTAACAGACTCAAG TGTCAAGGCATCTGGGTCTCCTGCTCAATTGACCATCTTTTATGCCGGCTCAGTCAATGTCTATGATGATATATCCCCTGAgaag GCCCAGGCAATCATGTTCTTGGCTGGAAATGGGTCTTCCATTTCATCTAACTTAGCACAGCCAATAGTCCAAGTCCAGGCATCTATCTCTAAGCCAGCAGCCGCTGATCTTAGTCCCGTGAACCAACCTATAATGTCCACTCCACCATGCTCTCGTCTCTCAAGCCCATCACATACTGGTGCCCAATCAGGGAGTGGGTCAACTAGTACTGAGGAAATCATGGCAACTAAAACCACAGGAGCCGTGACTACTCATGTTACCAAACCAGAGCATCCAAAGACAGCAAATGTAGTGGGATCTGTTACTACAACCACCATGATACCATCTG TCTACAGATTAGGTTTTTGTTTGTCTACATTTGCAATGTATAATTGA
- the LOC133705623 gene encoding protein TIFY 6B-like isoform X3, translated as MERDFLGLSSREPLAVVKEEVNADGCKESGSGMQWPFSNKVSTPRHSTAEFQMFPVSNHAIPISMGNHFFKNHYPATGQNMAGTTTKPQLLGGIPVTAPHSILPMVGSVAGVTDSSVKASGSPAQLTIFYAGSVNVYDDISPEKAQAIMFLAGNGSSISSNLAQPIVQVQASISKPAAADLSPVNQPIMSTPPCSRLSSPSHTGAQSGSGSTSTEEIMATKTTGAVTTHVTKPEHPKTANVVGSVTTTTMIPSVPQARKASLARFLEKRKERVMNAAPYNLNKKSPHFTNPEPY; from the exons ATGGAAAgagattttttgggtttgagtTCAAGAGAACCATTGGCTGTGGTTAAGGAGGAGGTAAACGCTGATGGGTGTAAAGAGTCag GTTCAGGGATGCAGTGGCCCTTCTCTAACAAGGTCTCCACCCCTCGTCACTCCACGGCTGAATTCCAG ATGTTTCCAGTCTCCAATCATGCAATTCCAATTTCTATGGGCAATCATTTCTTCAAGAATCATTATCCAGCAACTGGTCAGAATATGGCCGGGACTACCACGAAGCCACAGTTGCTAGGAGGAATTCCTGTCACAGCTCCACATTCAATTCTTCCAATGGTTGGTTCTGTTGCTGGGGTAACAGACTCAAG TGTCAAGGCATCTGGGTCTCCTGCTCAATTGACCATCTTTTATGCCGGCTCAGTCAATGTCTATGATGATATATCCCCTGAgaag GCCCAGGCAATCATGTTCTTGGCTGGAAATGGGTCTTCCATTTCATCTAACTTAGCACAGCCAATAGTCCAAGTCCAGGCATCTATCTCTAAGCCAGCAGCCGCTGATCTTAGTCCCGTGAACCAACCTATAATGTCCACTCCACCATGCTCTCGTCTCTCAAGCCCATCACATACTGGTGCCCAATCAGGGAGTGGGTCAACTAGTACTGAGGAAATCATGGCAACTAAAACCACAGGAGCCGTGACTACTCATGTTACCAAACCAGAGCATCCAAAGACAGCAAATGTAGTGGGATCTGTTACTACAACCACCATGATACCATCTG TCCCCCAGGCTCGAAAAGCATCATTGGCTCGGTTTTTAGAGAAGCGCAAGGAAAG GGTGATGAATGCGGCACCATACAACCTCAATAAGAAATCTCCACATTTTACCAACCCTGAACCCTATTAA